The following are encoded in a window of Paenibacillaceae bacterium GAS479 genomic DNA:
- a CDS encoding Uncharacterized conserved protein YndB, AHSA1/START domain produces the protein MDELSYMIYINASPNEVWRAFVEPEGTRAIFFGTVLETDLKPGSEFKYVGPGNDGDHTVHVYGTLLEVEENVRMSYMEHPGPSYRDNHAELETRVTLTLEPVGSTTKLTLVNDRWPDNHPSYDNARGSWPIILSSAKTFVETGKTMDFGW, from the coding sequence ATGGATGAGCTGAGCTACATGATTTATATCAATGCTTCCCCAAATGAAGTTTGGCGGGCTTTTGTGGAACCTGAAGGTACGCGCGCGATTTTTTTCGGGACCGTACTGGAAACGGATCTTAAGCCGGGCTCGGAGTTCAAATATGTAGGCCCGGGCAATGATGGAGATCATACCGTACATGTGTACGGGACGCTTTTGGAAGTTGAGGAAAATGTCCGCATGAGCTACATGGAGCATCCTGGCCCCTCTTATCGGGACAATCATGCCGAATTGGAAACGAGAGTTACATTGACGCTGGAGCCAGTCGGCAGCACAACGAAGCTGACGCTTGTCAACGACCGCTGGCCGGACAACCATCCGTCTTACGACAACGCGCGCGGGAGCTGGCCGATTATTTTGAGCAGTGCCAAGACGTTTGTTGAGACAGGGAAAACGATGGACTTTGGCTGGTAA
- a CDS encoding BadF-type ATPase, with protein MTYILGLDGGGTRTTICVADESGLELQRFEVGPLNINGQREGAAEQTLAAVAHELVRRGVPLADCISLCIGAAGISNPEAPNRLAAALELHGFRGILTLAGDHETALWGALEGQPGLVLIAGTGSICYGRGVSGETHRAGGFGHLIDDEGSGYSIGRAMLSAIVRAADGRSSGPTALAAPVFGQLELNGLAELVRWVYDPARVKKDIAGLAPLLAAACNAGDAAALAIAEHSAAALAELAEAVAVRLDLADGQLAPLGSVLLLCAPLRAAFAARLAQRLPRLRLTGAHRDAAYGAVLLAQRELAAAPSSAASSTAAFTLGGASQLAPPAMPAASAAAPSLHDGEEPPC; from the coding sequence ATGACCTATATCCTTGGACTAGACGGTGGTGGCACTCGTACGACTATATGCGTGGCCGACGAGTCTGGCTTGGAGCTTCAGCGCTTCGAGGTTGGACCGTTGAACATTAATGGCCAGCGTGAAGGCGCGGCCGAGCAGACGTTGGCTGCAGTGGCGCATGAGCTAGTACGGCGTGGAGTGCCGCTTGCTGACTGCATCTCCTTGTGCATCGGCGCGGCCGGTATTAGTAATCCGGAGGCGCCAAATAGGCTTGCGGCTGCGCTGGAGCTACATGGCTTTCGGGGCATATTGACGTTGGCAGGAGACCATGAAACGGCTTTGTGGGGAGCATTGGAGGGGCAGCCGGGGCTCGTGTTGATAGCTGGTACGGGCTCAATTTGTTATGGGCGAGGCGTATCAGGCGAGACGCATCGAGCGGGCGGCTTCGGCCATCTGATCGACGACGAGGGAAGTGGATATAGCATCGGGCGCGCTATGCTGAGCGCGATTGTGCGTGCGGCGGATGGTCGCAGCAGCGGACCAACCGCGCTTGCTGCGCCGGTATTCGGCCAGCTTGAGCTGAATGGCTTGGCGGAGTTGGTCCGTTGGGTATATGACCCGGCACGGGTCAAAAAGGACATCGCGGGGCTAGCACCATTGCTCGCCGCCGCTTGTAACGCGGGCGATGCAGCTGCGCTGGCCATCGCGGAGCATAGCGCCGCCGCGCTCGCAGAGCTCGCCGAGGCGGTGGCCGTCCGCCTCGATCTCGCGGACGGCCAGCTCGCGCCGCTTGGCAGCGTGCTATTGCTCTGCGCGCCGTTGCGCGCCGCTTTTGCCGCACGGCTAGCGCAGCGGCTGCCGCGGCTGCGCCTTACGGGCGCTCACCGCGACGCCGCCTACGGCGCGGTGCTGCTCGCGCAGCGAGAGCTGGCGGCAGCGCCCAGCTCTGCCGCTTCAAGCACCGCCGCGTTCACGCTTGGCGGTGCGTCCCAACTCGCGCCGCCGGCAATGCCCGCGGCGTCTGCGGCGGCGCCGTCGCTGCACGACGGCGAGGAGCCGCCATGTTAA
- a CDS encoding two-component system, OmpR family, response regulator CssR gives MQGITVAVVDDDENIRHLVEAYLNKESYHTIGLASAEEAWTLYRSNPPDLWVLDIMLPGMDGYELCRRIRDEAEVPIIMISAKDSEVDKILGLELGSDDYLVKPFSPRELVARVKRQIQRWYRSRLAPQQQSNSEEGLVLGSLRILPEERRAFWEDHELELTFKEFELLHVFARHPNRAFNREELLVMIWGDDYFGSDRAVDHLIKRLRKKCVELPLEAVWGHGYRLRLEEGGEGE, from the coding sequence ATGCAGGGTATTACGGTCGCAGTCGTGGATGACGACGAGAATATCCGTCATCTGGTCGAAGCTTATTTGAATAAGGAAAGCTACCATACAATCGGGCTTGCTTCCGCCGAGGAAGCATGGACCCTTTACCGCAGCAATCCGCCGGATTTGTGGGTGTTGGATATTATGCTGCCAGGCATGGATGGTTATGAGCTGTGCCGACGGATTCGCGATGAGGCTGAGGTTCCGATTATTATGATTTCCGCAAAGGACAGCGAAGTGGACAAAATATTAGGACTTGAGCTCGGCAGCGATGATTATCTCGTCAAGCCGTTCAGTCCCCGCGAGCTTGTCGCTCGTGTGAAACGCCAGATTCAGCGCTGGTACCGAAGCCGTCTCGCCCCACAGCAACAATCAAATTCAGAAGAAGGACTCGTGCTCGGCAGCTTACGGATTTTACCGGAGGAACGCCGCGCTTTCTGGGAGGATCACGAGCTTGAGCTGACGTTCAAGGAATTCGAGCTGCTGCATGTATTCGCACGGCATCCCAACCGGGCCTTTAATAGGGAAGAGCTGCTTGTAATGATTTGGGGAGATGATTATTTCGGCAGTGATCGGGCTGTGGACCATCTAATCAAAAGACTGCGGAAAAAGTGTGTCGAATTGCCGCTGGAAGCGGTCTGGGGTCACGGGTATCGGTTGCGCTTAGAAGAAGGAGGAGAAGGAGAATGA
- a CDS encoding Uncharacterized conserved protein YbbC, DUF1343 family: MGIISLECGIDRIDEAASLLQGKRIGLITSPTGINAAFRPTIDVLQERFGLTALFSPEHGVRGDLEAGALVETYIDERSGVPVYSLYRRDSKRLTPEMLERIDVLVYDIQDIGTRYYTFIYTMLYALEDCAVAGIPFVVLDRPNPLDGATVEGSVLEDGFRSFVGDYPLAVRYGLTAGEVAEMANAEQGWGAKLHVIRCRGWKRSMRFPETGRVWIAPSMNIPSYHTALLYPGTCLFEGMNLSEGRGTTAPFELIGAPFVDAELLAEEMNGQKLPGVQFRPMHFKPSASKHQGMLCGGVYIHVLDGWAVKPVEIGVRLLLTVRCLFSEAQFLPPLREGGRPFIDLLAGGELYRGMESLSDAEALLERFRRESEAFVERKKVYHLY, translated from the coding sequence ATGGGCATCATATCGTTGGAATGCGGGATTGATCGGATTGATGAAGCGGCATCCCTGCTGCAGGGCAAACGGATCGGGCTGATTACGAGCCCAACCGGTATTAACGCGGCTTTTCGGCCCACGATCGATGTGTTACAGGAGCGTTTTGGCCTAACGGCGCTGTTCTCGCCAGAGCATGGTGTGCGGGGCGACTTGGAAGCCGGTGCACTTGTGGAAACGTATATTGACGAGCGCAGCGGTGTGCCAGTGTACAGTCTGTACCGTCGGGATTCCAAGCGGCTTACCCCCGAGATGTTAGAGAGGATCGATGTGCTGGTATACGATATTCAGGATATTGGCACACGCTATTATACGTTCATTTATACAATGCTCTATGCATTGGAGGATTGCGCGGTTGCTGGTATTCCGTTTGTCGTGCTGGATCGCCCCAATCCTCTGGATGGCGCCACTGTTGAAGGGAGCGTTCTGGAGGATGGCTTCCGTTCGTTCGTTGGCGATTATCCGCTTGCGGTGCGATACGGGCTGACGGCGGGGGAAGTGGCTGAAATGGCGAACGCTGAGCAGGGATGGGGAGCGAAGCTTCATGTCATACGCTGCCGGGGCTGGAAACGGAGCATGCGATTTCCCGAAACGGGCCGCGTATGGATCGCTCCCTCGATGAATATCCCAAGCTATCATACGGCGCTGCTTTATCCCGGCACATGTCTTTTCGAGGGCATGAATCTGTCGGAGGGACGCGGTACAACGGCGCCTTTTGAGCTGATTGGAGCACCGTTTGTCGATGCAGAGCTTCTGGCAGAAGAAATGAACGGGCAAAAGCTGCCGGGTGTACAGTTCCGGCCCATGCACTTTAAGCCGAGTGCGTCCAAGCATCAGGGGATGCTTTGCGGCGGTGTGTACATTCATGTTTTGGACGGATGGGCCGTCAAGCCCGTGGAAATTGGCGTCAGACTGCTGTTAACGGTGCGTTGTCTATTTTCCGAAGCGCAGTTTCTGCCGCCTTTGCGAGAGGGCGGCCGACCGTTCATCGACCTGCTCGCTGGCGGTGAACTTTACCGGGGCATGGAAAGCTTGTCGGATGCGGAAGCGCTGCTGGAACGGTTCCGCAGGGAGAGCGAAGCGTTCGTGGAACGGAAGAAGGTCTATCATCTTTATTAG
- a CDS encoding Signal transduction histidine kinase, which produces MKLQHQVNLAFGLLLVFVLGFAAILIHFVLMDYLVTTQKQEMRSVSTALAAKLEASGTGVNAQNPEPSNSKENQDTPLPRTETEGAATKIDELPADSSQIFDAYSGMEVYLVDESGKILRESSWASGLPEGVVGSNAPIAEAASNQSRFANAFGSSDRYLTDVIKVPQGNLALVTPFSQIKEVEQALMGRLLLVLIAGGLVAFLLSLLLTRKLISPLVRLRGELKKVRERRFGEVALVKAGGEIGAVARTVHELAGELDRHNRAQKQFFQNASHELKTPLMSIAGYAEGIRDGVFQGESSQKGLGIILSEAGRLTRIVTEMTLLAKLESEEDIFQVSNVDVRELVDDTAERVNPLLAKRNLRMEIKWPEAEPKRHLVAADRDKLLQAFLNLMSNASRHANSVITVEAAFSKETLTVRVQDDGAGFPEGMLSNLFQRFVKGKGGDTGLGLAISRAIVERSGGAVAASNGSGSGAVVTVTLPLANPAHYRNKPSHASASGIRQESA; this is translated from the coding sequence ATGAAGCTACAGCATCAGGTTAACCTGGCGTTCGGTCTGCTGCTCGTGTTCGTCTTGGGATTTGCGGCCATCCTGATTCACTTTGTATTGATGGACTACCTGGTTACGACTCAAAAGCAAGAAATGCGCTCCGTCAGCACAGCTTTGGCAGCGAAGCTGGAGGCTTCCGGAACTGGTGTGAATGCGCAGAATCCTGAGCCTTCCAATAGTAAAGAGAATCAAGATACTCCCCTTCCACGAACTGAGACCGAAGGGGCTGCTACTAAAATAGATGAGCTGCCCGCTGATTCCTCCCAAATTTTTGACGCCTATTCGGGTATGGAGGTATATCTCGTTGATGAATCAGGGAAAATCCTGCGAGAGAGCAGCTGGGCTTCCGGGCTGCCAGAGGGCGTAGTGGGATCGAACGCCCCTATAGCTGAAGCTGCTTCGAATCAAAGCCGCTTCGCTAATGCCTTCGGCAGTTCAGATCGTTATCTGACTGATGTGATTAAAGTACCTCAGGGCAATCTGGCGCTCGTTACGCCATTCAGCCAGATTAAAGAAGTTGAACAAGCGCTGATGGGACGTCTGCTGCTCGTGCTTATAGCCGGTGGCCTAGTTGCTTTCCTGCTGAGTTTGCTGCTTACCCGAAAGCTCATCAGCCCTCTCGTAAGGCTTCGCGGCGAGCTGAAAAAAGTTCGCGAACGGCGTTTCGGTGAGGTTGCTTTGGTGAAGGCTGGGGGAGAGATCGGCGCTGTAGCGCGCACGGTTCATGAGCTGGCGGGGGAGCTGGATCGACACAACCGCGCACAAAAGCAATTTTTCCAAAATGCTTCTCATGAGCTCAAGACGCCTCTAATGTCCATTGCCGGTTATGCGGAAGGGATTCGGGATGGAGTCTTCCAAGGGGAAAGTTCTCAGAAGGGACTGGGGATTATCCTCAGCGAAGCCGGAAGGCTTACCCGTATTGTGACGGAGATGACGCTGCTGGCCAAGCTGGAGAGCGAGGAAGATATTTTTCAAGTGTCGAATGTGGACGTTCGAGAGCTAGTTGATGATACAGCAGAGCGGGTAAACCCATTGCTCGCGAAGCGAAATCTCCGAATGGAGATAAAATGGCCCGAGGCCGAGCCGAAGCGTCATTTGGTTGCTGCTGACCGGGACAAGCTGCTTCAGGCGTTCCTTAACCTGATGTCCAATGCTTCTCGTCACGCAAATTCGGTCATCACAGTGGAGGCCGCATTTAGCAAAGAGACGCTCACCGTACGAGTCCAGGACGATGGTGCAGGTTTCCCGGAAGGAATGCTCTCGAATTTATTCCAGCGTTTTGTCAAAGGAAAGGGCGGCGATACGGGACTTGGGCTCGCTATCTCGCGCGCAATCGTGGAACGAAGCGGCGGCGCAGTTGCCGCCAGCAATGGCAGCGGAAGCGGTGCGGTCGTTACCGTAACACTGCCGCTGGCTAATCCGGCTCATTATCGCAATAAGCCCTCCCATGCTTCTGCTTCTGGCATTCGGCAGGAATCGGCTTGA
- a CDS encoding anhydro-N-acetylmuramic acid kinase yields MLSWRPRRGYALAVGLMSGTSLDGVDAAVVRLEGEGLDTTAKLLHFHTRPYEEPLQEALRRLCDPAQSDVQTICGMNAWLGERFADAVLDAVREAGLTMNEIDFVSSHGQTIWHMPEAPAGAPYLAPSTLQLGDLAFIAARTGRPTVGDFRPADLAVGGQGAPLVPYGDLVLLRHPERGRLLQNIGGIGNCTVLPAGAGPDDVFGFDTGPGNMVIDRVVQRLSGGKLRFDEGGELAALGTPDSRLLAELLQHPYFLQPPPKSTGRELFGAAYAESLLKRAEELGLSDADTIATATALTARSIADACRRLVMPQCRIDEIIVSGGGAHNRTLLRQLAELLPELRVLSSGEIGLDSDAKEAVLFALLGYHFLLGIPNNLPKVTGASRPALLGKLALP; encoded by the coding sequence ATGTTAAGCTGGCGGCCCCGCAGGGGTTACGCACTGGCGGTCGGACTTATGTCCGGCACCTCGCTGGACGGAGTGGACGCCGCAGTCGTCCGACTCGAAGGCGAGGGGCTGGACACGACCGCCAAGCTTCTACACTTCCACACGCGGCCGTATGAGGAGCCGCTTCAGGAAGCGTTGCGCCGACTTTGCGATCCGGCGCAGTCCGATGTGCAAACGATTTGCGGCATGAACGCCTGGCTGGGCGAGCGCTTTGCGGATGCGGTATTGGACGCCGTAAGGGAGGCTGGCTTAACGATGAATGAGATAGATTTTGTCAGCTCACATGGACAGACCATCTGGCATATGCCGGAGGCACCAGCAGGCGCGCCTTACCTTGCTCCTTCTACGCTTCAACTTGGCGACCTGGCGTTTATTGCGGCGCGCACAGGTAGACCGACGGTTGGTGATTTCCGTCCCGCCGATCTGGCTGTTGGAGGCCAGGGAGCTCCACTTGTACCCTATGGCGACCTTGTGCTGCTGCGTCATCCAGAGCGTGGACGGCTGCTGCAAAACATCGGAGGCATCGGCAACTGTACCGTGCTGCCTGCCGGAGCGGGCCCGGATGATGTGTTCGGCTTCGACACTGGTCCCGGTAACATGGTCATTGACCGCGTTGTGCAGCGATTGTCGGGAGGCAAACTCCGCTTCGATGAAGGCGGAGAGCTTGCTGCGCTTGGAACGCCGGACAGTCGCTTGCTGGCAGAGTTGCTCCAGCATCCTTATTTCCTTCAGCCGCCGCCCAAGTCGACTGGCCGCGAGCTGTTTGGCGCGGCATACGCGGAATCACTTCTGAAGCGCGCTGAGGAGCTTGGTTTGTCGGACGCGGACACAATAGCGACGGCGACCGCGCTTACGGCGCGGTCCATCGCGGATGCCTGCCGCCGTCTCGTGATGCCTCAGTGCCGCATCGATGAGATTATCGTCAGCGGCGGAGGGGCGCATAACCGAACGCTGCTCCGTCAGCTAGCTGAGCTGTTGCCCGAGCTGCGGGTCCTCAGCTCAGGGGAGATCGGACTAGACAGCGATGCCAAAGAGGCGGTGCTATTTGCTTTGTTGGGGTACCATTTTCTACTGGGCATTCCGAACAATTTACCGAAGGTGACGGGAGCTTCCCGTCCTGCTCTGCTCGGCAAACTCGCACTCCCATAA
- a CDS encoding PH domain-containing protein: protein MKFVPKRELRPACVTWTVIGFLMFAGVIGLIDSEGGGLVQKFVAIIILITAGLLIWIWTATSYVLGDEHLVFRAGPIVKRIPYRKLTRARRVRSVLFSLFATHHIELTAGRYDSYQVVPLQEERFMGELCERCPQLIVEQTVANKVS, encoded by the coding sequence ATGAAATTTGTGCCAAAAAGAGAGCTGCGGCCAGCTTGCGTCACTTGGACCGTAATCGGCTTCTTGATGTTTGCCGGTGTAATCGGGCTCATTGATAGTGAGGGAGGTGGGCTGGTCCAGAAGTTTGTTGCAATAATCATCCTGATAACGGCGGGGTTGCTCATCTGGATCTGGACGGCAACCTCCTATGTGCTTGGAGATGAGCATCTCGTGTTTCGAGCGGGCCCGATTGTGAAGCGAATCCCGTACCGCAAGCTCACCCGTGCCCGGCGTGTACGCTCGGTGCTATTCAGTCTGTTTGCTACTCATCATATTGAGTTAACTGCCGGGCGGTACGACAGCTATCAAGTTGTGCCGCTTCAAGAGGAACGATTCATGGGAGAGCTCTGCGAGCGTTGTCCGCAGCTGATCGTGGAGCAGACGGTAGCCAACAAGGTTTCCTGA
- a CDS encoding GlcNAc-PI de-N-acetylase, translating into MSRKQLTIFGIGAHVGDVELVAGGVMASHYLKGDRIVTLALTAGERGVPEGQCVKEYREQKVREAHAFAGMLGGEARVWDIPDGEIPDNEAIRLRVGDLIREVKPDIIITHHSNSMHKDHATTHRIVNDARFFASLKAMEREHPAHFVGKLYYGENWEDAVGYVPYVYVDFDQQAFDLWIEALSTHWFVTGSKSFAYLDYYKSLARMRGCEARKLYAETFMIPAESMRLRQSEL; encoded by the coding sequence ATGAGTCGAAAGCAACTGACGATATTTGGAATCGGTGCGCATGTTGGGGATGTGGAGCTGGTTGCCGGAGGGGTAATGGCCAGTCATTATCTAAAGGGAGACCGGATCGTCACTCTGGCTTTGACCGCCGGAGAGCGTGGTGTGCCTGAGGGTCAGTGTGTAAAGGAGTACCGCGAGCAAAAAGTGCGGGAGGCGCATGCTTTTGCTGGAATGCTTGGAGGGGAGGCCCGCGTGTGGGACATCCCCGACGGCGAAATTCCCGATAACGAGGCGATCCGGCTGAGAGTTGGCGATTTAATCCGCGAGGTGAAGCCGGACATTATCATCACCCACCATAGCAACAGCATGCATAAAGACCATGCAACGACGCATCGCATCGTGAACGATGCTCGTTTTTTTGCCAGCCTGAAGGCGATGGAGCGGGAGCATCCGGCGCATTTTGTCGGGAAGCTGTACTATGGTGAGAACTGGGAGGATGCAGTTGGCTACGTGCCGTATGTGTACGTTGACTTCGACCAGCAGGCGTTTGACCTATGGATCGAGGCTTTATCAACCCACTGGTTCGTTACCGGCAGCAAGTCGTTCGCATACCTCGACTATTACAAAAGCCTAGCGCGAATGCGCGGCTGCGAGGCCCGCAAGCTGTATGCGGAGACGTTTATGATCCCGGCGGAGTCGATGCGGCTGCGGCAGTCGGAGCTTTAG
- a CDS encoding PAS domain-containing protein, whose translation MTESRIEDWKRLCRESGMDPSSMPEFNERYTPEQLSSHLKRYAELMGVCRSFTDEFLSFLPDNPMLVAINDAEGYILGFFGNKSMEGILEQLGIVPGVRFSEAVGPNAISLCLSIGKPVNLIAEDHYHLALQGSACYTSPLFLSREDTKPWAAVSFMMMAENSHPQLMALLRSMTGSMERELELRQRNSRQRILTQALLQTPYYGVVLVDPEGSIVLMNEPVLELLQLEKAVEGEPCDKLPLIGPSLKVMLEGGGDPVLGLEMTAERAEGQRHYLLDLLPVTDEDGGMLFAVAMLRDMTAARQAYEMLQGAEKLVFAGQLAVSIAHEIRNPLTVIRGMLQFTSARIKKEHYELIMDELDRINLIVGDFMGLGKKQPPALQLEETSKLVEETLQVVEFQCRLDGIALHRKYETYGQVLCDRNQIKQVLLNVLRNATDAMSEGGQITVRLAEEAGWQRIEIIDTGVGMTSVQIARIGEPFRTSKKGGSGLGLAIVKRIMDSHGGRLRFISEPGQGTTVVLEFAMQGQGTLEAELPLAPH comes from the coding sequence ATGACAGAGTCGCGTATCGAGGATTGGAAGCGCTTATGCCGTGAATCCGGCATGGATCCCTCCTCCATGCCTGAATTTAATGAGCGGTATACCCCGGAGCAGCTAAGCAGCCATCTGAAGCGTTATGCGGAGCTGATGGGTGTATGCCGTTCCTTTACGGATGAATTTCTTTCCTTCTTGCCGGATAATCCCATGCTGGTCGCTATCAATGATGCTGAGGGCTATATCCTGGGCTTTTTTGGTAATAAATCAATGGAGGGTATACTTGAGCAACTCGGCATCGTCCCAGGTGTACGTTTTTCAGAGGCAGTAGGGCCTAATGCCATTTCCCTGTGCTTGAGCATCGGCAAGCCGGTGAATCTCATTGCCGAGGACCATTATCATCTCGCTCTGCAAGGCAGCGCCTGTTATACTTCCCCGCTATTCCTAAGCCGGGAGGATACGAAGCCGTGGGCGGCGGTTAGTTTTATGATGATGGCGGAGAACTCTCATCCGCAGTTGATGGCGCTCCTGCGTTCCATGACTGGATCGATGGAGAGAGAATTGGAGCTGAGACAGCGAAACAGCAGGCAACGGATTCTGACCCAGGCGCTCCTGCAAACCCCGTATTACGGAGTTGTGCTAGTGGACCCGGAAGGCAGCATTGTGTTGATGAACGAGCCGGTTCTGGAGCTGCTACAGCTAGAGAAGGCTGTCGAAGGCGAACCGTGCGATAAGCTCCCATTGATCGGCCCTTCCTTAAAAGTGATGCTGGAGGGAGGGGGCGATCCCGTGCTTGGGCTAGAGATGACGGCGGAGCGAGCGGAAGGGCAGCGCCATTACCTGCTTGATTTGTTGCCCGTTACGGATGAAGATGGCGGCATGCTGTTCGCGGTAGCGATGTTGCGAGATATGACTGCCGCCAGACAAGCCTATGAGATGCTGCAAGGAGCGGAGAAGCTTGTTTTTGCTGGACAGCTCGCTGTCAGCATCGCTCATGAGATCCGCAATCCATTGACGGTTATTCGAGGCATGCTGCAATTTACTTCCGCTCGGATCAAAAAAGAGCATTACGAGCTCATCATGGACGAGCTGGACCGTATCAATCTGATTGTCGGAGATTTCATGGGATTGGGCAAAAAACAGCCTCCCGCCCTGCAGTTAGAGGAGACAAGCAAACTGGTGGAGGAGACCCTTCAAGTTGTGGAGTTCCAGTGCCGCTTGGACGGAATTGCATTGCATCGGAAGTACGAAACGTACGGGCAGGTGCTCTGCGACCGCAATCAGATTAAGCAGGTGCTGCTTAATGTGCTCCGAAATGCGACCGACGCCATGTCGGAAGGCGGTCAGATCACAGTCCGGCTTGCAGAGGAAGCGGGCTGGCAGCGCATAGAAATCATCGATACGGGAGTAGGCATGACCTCCGTCCAAATAGCAAGAATCGGCGAGCCTTTCCGTACGAGCAAAAAAGGGGGCAGCGGCCTCGGTCTTGCCATCGTCAAGCGGATCATGGACTCGCATGGCGGACGGCTACGCTTCATAAGCGAGCCAGGGCAGGGTACGACGGTTGTGCTGGAATTTGCTATGCAAGGACAAGGAACGCTGGAAGCGGAGCTTCCACTAGCTCCCCATTAA
- a CDS encoding Inhibitor of the KinA pathway to sporulation, predicted exonuclease — translation MDYIILDIEFNGRKFASDKPMEVIEIGAVRLNESLQQVDEFSSLIKPVYFSKLNSFIREKTGIAQEDIDVAKGCVPVFRAFREWLDRSEACTFVTWGGEDMKRIVLDTRMHRMDDAYWLQSDYYDLLKIYLRTRGLTNDVSVEKALEELGIPAQGTAHRALDDARMTAEIFRSVFPDIQPETDARRYKDMYSNAKERRMVKNALRGLVVQKVQPTWDIVAEKLAKAKVDMDNVKKAAELKAYYDVEVEKPIKPRPPRPERKPDGEQPEASAKAQPEGAADTETDSGEVDAALPEGEQQ, via the coding sequence ATGGATTACATCATTCTCGATATTGAATTCAATGGGAGAAAATTCGCCAGCGACAAACCGATGGAGGTTATCGAGATCGGCGCGGTGCGGTTGAATGAGAGCCTGCAGCAGGTTGACGAGTTTTCTTCTCTCATCAAGCCCGTATACTTTTCTAAGCTAAATAGCTTCATCCGCGAGAAAACCGGCATTGCGCAGGAGGATATCGATGTGGCCAAGGGCTGCGTACCCGTATTCCGCGCTTTCCGTGAGTGGCTGGACCGTAGCGAGGCATGCACCTTTGTCACCTGGGGCGGGGAGGATATGAAGCGCATCGTGCTTGATACCCGAATGCACCGAATGGATGACGCTTACTGGTTACAGTCCGACTATTATGATTTGCTCAAAATTTATCTGCGTACCCGCGGGCTGACCAACGACGTCAGCGTCGAAAAGGCGCTGGAGGAGCTTGGTATACCCGCTCAGGGCACGGCACACCGGGCACTGGATGATGCGCGGATGACCGCGGAAATTTTCCGCAGCGTGTTCCCTGATATCCAGCCGGAGACGGATGCGCGCCGATATAAAGATATGTACTCCAACGCCAAGGAACGGCGTATGGTCAAAAACGCGCTTCGAGGTTTGGTGGTGCAAAAGGTTCAGCCGACCTGGGACATTGTCGCGGAGAAGCTGGCCAAGGCCAAGGTAGACATGGACAATGTCAAAAAAGCCGCGGAGCTCAAGGCCTACTACGACGTTGAGGTGGAGAAGCCGATTAAGCCCCGCCCACCGCGGCCGGAACGGAAGCCTGATGGCGAGCAGCCTGAAGCTTCCGCCAAAGCTCAACCGGAGGGTGCAGCAGACACTGAAACGGATTCGGGCGAGGTTGATGCTGCTTTGCCGGAAGGTGAACAGCAATAA